TGGTTCCTTTGTTGCATAGCAATTAGCATCTAAATCCATTCCTGAATCTGCATAAGAACaattattaaagtaaaaaatggaaaacttggATGATGCTAGAAGTTGGAGATATTTCTCACTATTGGTAATGGCTTAATTCTGGAAAATTTTATGCTGTGTAGCCATGATATTTTCTTAACAGTGAATTTGGATATATAAAGACCTCAATTGAAAGGAAATGTTGGAAAGAAATTGATAAAGATTCAAGGTATTGAGTTCCAAGTTTGTTAATAACAGTTATGTTATCCAGCTGTTTTTGTCCATGTAGCATGCACTTATTTGTAGCTTCTGCCAAATGCTACTTTTGACCAACTCAATTGCAGAAAGAAGTATAAAAATTAGCCTTAAAATTTTGTTCCACCTTGCCTGAGCTTTGTAACGACAGCCTGTCTTACATCTTTGACTTTAATTTAATCAAACTTATGTACTTAGTATCTGCAGATCTTTATGTATCAATAAAAGTAGTATCTATAGCTATTAGAAGCAGTGGAGGATATCCCCTCTAGTATAGCTATTAGAAGCATGTTCAGCAACCGATGGTGTTTTTGTTGTTTGAGGGATGCATGTAATTACAGTGATTCTGAAACGTTCTCTCTCCTTTGTATTCATTTAGCATGATGTCGTATGTCTTTCAGTGCAACAGCAAGTACACCATCCCAAACTGGTTGGCGTCTGTTCGATGAATCCTCTATATCCCCTCCCCTCTGTTTGAACCTATTTTATTCTAGTTGATGTTTCTTTTGATATATGGTAAACTCTCTATAGATgaaatttcagttttttcatAATGAGTGGTGTTTTAATTCAGATGGTCTTCCTTTCGAGTTCAGAGCCCTTGAGCTTGCTTTGGAGTTAACTTGCTTGTCTCTTGATGCTCAGGTATGCAGAAGACTCATTTGATGGCAGATTAATAACTCTTTTTGTGTAATAGACTAGAATATTTGCTGTCCATTGTAGGCATAATATACAGCACCAATATGTGTGCCATTGTTGCATAATGTGATAAATATCTTAAgtctagtggtcaatgaagtgtgTTGAGGaccatgaggtctcaggttcaaacCTCAGCAGAGACaaaaaatactaggtgatttcttcccatctgtccGAACCTTGGAGGGAAAAGTTACCTGGTAGTACCtattgttggtgggaggtatCCCATGGAATTAGTTGATGTGCGCGTAAGCTGTCCTGGACACcacagttataaaaaaaaaagaaaaaggaactgCAGAAAGGAATAATAGAATATCTTAAAGCTTAGTTGCAGCTTGATCAATTTTAAGTTGAGCTTTCATGGTTCTATGTTGGTTAAGTAAAAATGGATTCAAGGTGCTTTGCATCAATTGCTCTTGGATGTTAGTAAATCCCGTCTGTTTTGCTTATTACTTAGTTTTATCATCATCATGATGTGACGTGTTGGCCGAAATATGAATTCACTTCGACATGTTTTTCTCTCTCTGTATCCAGTACCTCAAACAAAATGCAGTAATTTCTCATGATTAAACGTATATATTCTCAATCAAAACTTCTTTTTCATGTCTTTCTAAATCAAACAGGTGAAAGAATTAGAACTGGAAGTATACCCCGTGCTTGATGAACTAGCATCATCTATTAACACTCTAAATCTGGAACGAGTTCGTAGATTGAAAGGTCAGCTGCTTGCCTTGACTCAGCGAGTCCAAAAGGTATGATTGTATACGTAACCTAATACTGCTCGACTATCTGTCAAACCACTTAAGCTTTTAAACAAATGTTCAGGCATACAGATGTCTTCAATACCTGTATAAGTGGAATAGGAGTCACAGATGTCTTCCTCTTGTACATATTCTGTAccttaataaaattacttatcGAAAAATGTTCAGGTATGTGATGAAATAGAACATCTAATGGATGATGATGGTGACATGGCTGAGATGTACTTAACAGAGAAGAAACAGAGGAAGGAGgattattttaataatgattCATATGATCAAGCGGatatatatggaaaaattaGAGGAGCAGCAAGATCTGCTCCAGTATCACCTGCATCATCAACTACTGGGGTGCATAAGTTGCAACGGGCATTCAGTAATTTGAGCTCAAGCAAACACGGAAGTATTTCAGCTTCATCTAATGGTCAAGAAAATATTGATCAGCTTGAAATGTTGCTTGAAGCATATTTTGTGGTCGTTGACAGTGCTCTGAACAAGTTGTCATCAGTAAGAGATTCTTACGTTACTAGCTTTTCTTCTTGATATCCAGAAACTCTTATATTTATACTGCaacattaattaaattagaATGAACTAAACTCCTTCCCTGATAGATTCAAGAAATGCAACTAGAGTTGGATTACCATTCTTACCAAATAATCTTAAGAATTACTTCTTCCGTTGCTATTTGTTTGgctggttttgacttgacacaaagtttaagaaagtctagaagaatcttgtggtcttaaactaaagatatatgtaaaatgaccaaaatgccatttaatcttgtggtcttaaacatgttgTGTGGATAGTTAGAGTCAAAGaattaccaaaaaagaagaaaagagacattcttttgaAACAGGCTAAAGGAAAgtgagacaaacaaattgaaacggaaggAGTATTTGCTAAAACATAGCCTCGGGTTCTGGTTTACGGATAAGGGGAGAATTATGGGAGTAATCTAGCATTTGATTAATATTAAGGGGGTATACTTAGTAGATCTTGTATTACTGTTTTGATCCTAGCATTTCTCTACAACCTTGGGCGCGCCAgtcacttcctttccttttttctttatgttgtaTGTTGTCTAGTTGCTTAATCTACCCCTAGTTATTGCTCTTGAAGTTTTCAATGTGTGAATTATTCTGGTAAAGATACTGCAGACTACACAGACCCCTAACTTATAGCATCGATGATTTAATCCCTTCAAAATCATCCATTGAAGAGTCAAATAATCCATACACCAAGATTTTCTCCCATAACTCATAATGCATGACCTCctaattaatttgtttcaatattcCAACTGAAGAATTTGTATTTCTCACGTTCGTTCTCTCGTGTTGCAGCTTAAAGAATATATTGATGATACGGAGGATCTGATCAATATAAAACTTGTAAGACTAACTTGCGGATACTATCTTTTAGTGTTCCCTTGTTTCTTGATGTCTTTTGTTTCAGCATAACTTTTCATATACATTAAATACACACGTATCTACACTGTAATGTTCATGAAACTCactcaaaattttattatgtaACAGGCCAATGTCCAGAATCAGCTAATACAATTTGAGTTGCTTCTAACAGCTGCCACTTTTGTGGCAACAATATTTGCTATGGTGACTGCAGTATTTGGAATGAACTTGAAAACCACAGTTTTTGACGATCCGGATGGGTTTGACTGGACTATTATCATCACTGGAATCTTTTGTTTGGTCTTATACATTGCTTTCATGATTTACTTTAAGCATAAGAAACTTCTTCCACTGTAAACAAATCTTAACATCTATAATGAAGATGGAGTGGAATCGCCACGATCATTTGATTCTTCATTCTCTCATCTTGTTCTGGAGCCTCTTTATGTGCTAACCTGATGAGACTGAATTTTTGTTTGCCTATTATCTGAGCTACTATTCCCCTTCTCTGCATTAGATTCAGAAAAGCAGACTATGCAGGAAATGAAGTTTTTCCCCATATGTACACGCCTTTCTCA
The DNA window shown above is from Solanum stenotomum isolate F172 chromosome 6, ASM1918654v1, whole genome shotgun sequence and carries:
- the LOC125867380 gene encoding magnesium transporter MRS2-5, yielding MAEENGPSVFTDFPESTSTKFYSDVQANNNFHGSGLPGIKRRGQGHGSRSWIKIDEHGNSKILELDKATLMRHCSLPARDLRLLDPKFIYPSTILGREQAIVVNLEQIRCVITADEVILMNSLDACVLQYESELCKRLQINKDQPDGLPFEFRALELALELTCLSLDAQVKELELEVYPVLDELASSINTLNLERVRRLKGQLLALTQRVQKVCDEIEHLMDDDGDMAEMYLTEKKQRKEDYFNNDSYDQADIYGKIRGAARSAPVSPASSTTGVHKLQRAFSNLSSSKHGSISASSNGQENIDQLEMLLEAYFVVVDSALNKLSSLKEYIDDTEDLINIKLANVQNQLIQFELLLTAATFVATIFAMVTAVFGMNLKTTVFDDPDGFDWTIIITGIFCLVLYIAFMIYFKHKKLLPL